Within Primulina tabacum isolate GXHZ01 chromosome 5, ASM2559414v2, whole genome shotgun sequence, the genomic segment aaattttatttttagtttttcctcaaataccaatcacatttatttataataagtatAGGAATGATATTTGATGACACTTGGGGGATTTTTTGAATGCATGATTGATTGTATGGTTATTTCCATTTGTTACATTGAaattgatgagttggaaaaagGAAATAATTGGAAATTTGCTACCGGAGCCActacttttaaattttatactTTTGGTACCGGTGCAGCCCAAATCACGACGAAATTGTCGATATCGACTGGGAGAGTCTAGGGTTCGGATTAATGCAGACGGACTACATGTACAAGATGAAGTGCGGGAAAGATGAGCAATTCAAGCAAGGCGAGCTGAGCCGCTATGGGAACATCGAATTGAGCCCATCCGCCGGAGTCTTGAACTATGGCCAGGTCCccatttttatgaaaaacgtCCGCTAAGACCCACGGGATAAGGATTCACATGACTATGAGATTAAtgtctttatttaatttcttaagTTTCTAAAATATAAATGATATTCAGCATGAATCATCATTCATCACAAGATGTTCCTATGAGCTTGCAACTCAAATTTGAATGTCGGTCGATTTTGAACTTGATCATCACGAACGAGATGCCTCATTTTGTATTTCATCAGTTCAAAAACAAGCATTAGTCGAATTTCGAATGAGTCACCAACTCGTTTCCTTAATATTTTGAACTTAATAATTATCATTAGCCCCATCTTTGAACGAGACAGCAAATTATCTGTTGCTCTAGTCTATTAATCATCCGATAATTTATTAAGATATCGAATCTAAAAGCCAATGTTCATACCCAACTGAATCTTTAGAGACATGCTAGCTAGCTTATAAAGGATTAGAAGTAGCTATTTAGTTGTGAAAATTTGCAACAGGGGCTGTTCGAAGGAACAAAAGCCTACAGAAGAGAAGATGGAGGAATCTTTCTGTTCCGTCCAGAGGAGAATGCGATCCGCATGCAGATTGGCGCAGAAAGAATGTGCATGCCTTCCCCTTCGATCCACCAATTCGTTGATGCCGTTAAACAAACTGCTCTTTCCAACAGGCGATGGGTGATTACTCTCGTTTCTTCTGCTTTTGCTTGCCATGGAGCTTTCTTCAACTTCCAttttgttttcttgaattggaGCAGATTCCTCCGGCGGGAAAAGGGTCCTTGTACATTAGGCCTCTGCTCATTGGAAGTGGACCTGTGCTTGGTTTGGCACCATCTTCTGAGTACACTTTTCTTGTGTATGCTTCCCCTGTTGGGAACTATTTTAAGGTTGctttaagttatttattttatttttttactttgtGTCattgaaaaatgtttatgaaatgcattgatttattgtattttcttgtttttggtTGGTGTTGCAGGAAGGTACGGCACCCCTGAAATTGTATGTTGAAGATGAGTTCCATCGAGCAATGCATGGTGGAGCTGGAGGCGTTAAAACCATTACCAATTATGCTCCGGTAAAATTGTATTTTCTTCCATGTAATAGAGGTCTCCCATTGAGTTGCACtccaaatttaaagaaaaaggacaaATTTGGTCTGCAATTGTTCTACAATTTTACCCGTATCATCAGATGGTTGTTTCTCAGATTCTTTTTTAGTTATGTATCACTTATGAAAGAAAATAGAACATAAAGTAATGAAAAGAGGTAGTGTGCTTGGAGGTTAAATATTGTGCTCTTCGAGTTCGACGTTTCTCTGAAATCGTTTTATACTTAACAATACAGCCTTCCATTCTTCCCAATACATTGAATTGAGGAATTTTCTGCATTTTTTCTGAGTTATCCATGCATATGACCATGATGTCTTCGGAGCTTGTAGGTTTTGAGAGCTATTCGTAGAGCAAGAGACAGAGGTTTCTCCGATGTCTTATACCTCAATTCAGTGAATAAGAGAAACATTGAAGAGGTCTCTTCCTGTAACGTGTTCATGGTGAAGGTAATTAATCTCATACCAATATAACTTAGGTTGTTAAGTGAATAAACCTTTTCATGTTGTCACCGCAAATTACCATGGTTCTGTTATTTTCACATGAACTGACGCTATTATACCAGTCTCATTATAGTCGAATAATTGTGATCACTCGAAATGTTTACCTTCCGCTTAATAGTTTCAACAATATAGCTTTGCCATAACATTTCTGTTTATGTAGTATAATAAGCTTCTGCTGTTTGCAGTTCATTCCTTTTCAGAAGAAGTACAAAAAACATGTAAAGAATGAAGCACATATAATGTATTTACATTTACATGATGAGATTCTAATCACTTGCGCAGGACAATATTCTTTCCACCCCAGCAACCAATGGAACTATTCTTGAAGGTGTGACACGCAAAAGTATCATGGATATTGCATTTGATCTCGGTTACCAGGTAATATTGGCTTAAACCAGTTCAGTCTCCAAGAAACCAGTTCAGTCTCCAAGAAATCGGAAAGTTCAAAATGCAATAGTCTGAGTTCTTACCTCCTATTTCTGAGCACATATGCAAATCTTAAAAACAACTAAGAAATAAGCTGGGTCGATAAGGTGTTGACGTGTGTTGTGAAAAATCTTTTGATTTTGGATATAACATTCAGACAAGTAATGAGACTGAAACTTCTGAAAAAATACAAACAATCAATATAGAGGCTTGAAGGTGATGTGATTTAATTGCGCCATATATTTTCCTAGAACAAAACAATCACCCATAACTCTTCCGTTGAACCCTAATTCTCTAATGGTAAACTACACATAGTTTGTGGATGAACCCTTAGGACCGTGGGCACGATATAGATTGCCTAAATCTAGACCTTTAAGCAGATTGTTTGGTCATGTTAACTAGTCATTTTACACAGTTTGGAGAAGGTTGCCAGTGTTTGTGGTAAGTGTTTCTATTGAGACTTCAATTCATTCATATAACAAAATTGAAGCTTAATCGTTGATTTGTGGACAAATATCTCTTCAGTTGATCATTCCGTTGGATCTGAAGAGATCCTTTTGCTTGAACAGTTCCTTGTTCCCGAAGCTCTGGTTTAGATTTCTTTATTACTCTATGACAACTTAAAGTAATCCAGAATCGATATCTTTGTTATTTCAGTGTTTGCTCTTGTTTTCTGGAACAAAAGCCCAAGTTTTGACTAATAAAATTAACATATTTTTCATCATCGAATTTAACATTTTGGATCTGACAAATAACTTgtgatatttaaaaaattgcattgGAGTATCACCAACAGTTCCTTGGAAAAATCCATATACCGGTATCACGTGCATGTCATGATAGAAGGGAATTTGCCTTTCCATCTGCATGTTTTGAATATACTACACCTTGTGTTAAATACATTTTATGTGTTGGGCCAGGTTGAGGAGCGTCCCATTCCAATTGAAGAGTTGCTCGACGCCGATGAAGTATTCTGCACAGGGACGGCAGTTGGTGTTGCTCCGGTAGGAAGTATCGCTTACAAGGGTAACATGTAAGGATTCATAGACCTCAAACAACTGTTAGAATTCAACTTAAACTAGTAATATTAATTAAGCCACTGCAATCTGTTGAATGCTAATTTCACATGAACATTAGATTTGAACTGCACTTGATTCATTCAGTACATTCAAGATTAGTTCAGTACAGGATCCTCACAGATCAGTATCATGTTTGCTAACTTGTGAACAGTCCACATAACAGCAAATGTGGTATATCTTGTTAAAGCGATACGCAATTGTTTTTTCTTAGAAGGGAATACAAGGTGAATGATCAACTCGCGTGCCAGAAACTGTATTCAAGACTTGTTGGGATCCAGAAAGGAATTGTTGAAGATAAAAGAGGATGGGTGGTTGAAATTGATTGAGTTctgttttcatttaaaaaagaaatttgGTTTACTATTTTTGGCCCTTTCTTGAACTGTAAACTTGTGAATGTTGGTCTGGAATTGAATGATTTTTAGAGTTTGCAAAACAACCATTATGAGTAATATTAATCATCATAGAATTGATTCAGTAATAAAATCCATCAAATTTCTCAATTTCTACAACAAAAGAAATGAAATTTTCTGTATGATTCTCATGTAAACTTCTACCAAAAACATGTATGATCCCCAACAAATTAAAACTAGTGAGAACAACAATATCCAAACTGGAGAATTAAATTGAACTCCATCTAACAAAATCAGGGGGTGCGATATTATTTTGCAATAATCCTATGTTTGGATCAAATAATATGAATACGGGCACAAAGTGAAAGGCAGTATTTCTGAGATCTTTCCTTCTTTTCCTTGAAACAGCTTTTAGCTTCAAATTCTTCTTATCGAATCATATCATTAACTGGATACTAGTTATCCTTCGAGGTCCAAGAATCACTGGAAGATTTTCGACTAGATTGCTTCGAATGTCAACTGTACGAGTTAAGATGGAAAATTTGACAGCTAGGAGTATAAGATCTCTTTGCGGCAGCTTGCTCGAACTTCTTGACGATAGCTGCATTCTCCTCTAAGCTTGTTTGAACAAAATATCGCATCCACCAAGTCAAGCTCCTCAATTTAGCCTACATGGAAGAGAAGGCCCCCGATTTTATTCAATGTTTGTATCGGAAACTTGTGAATATCTTCTATGAATATTGTCCAAGTTCATTAGTTTCAAAAGAGTAGATAAGCTCTTGCCTAAATTACCAGAAATGAGGGGTGCTTTAAATTTATCATAGATTTTCTCTTCTTCTATAATACACCAGACCACAccacaaaaataaaatgttattaaCCTTGTTTTCCTCTATGCTAACACATCAACTATTCTGATTGCAAATTTAATCTAGTGATAGGACCTCTTGCAAGAAAATGATCAGGAAAGAGGTAAATACGGTGCAAGATAGTAGACTTACTGATCGTCCATTTTTGGCTTTATCAGCAACTTTCACTTTGCGGTGATGAGGATATcctataaatttataataaaagaAATATTAATATAGATGTAAAGGATGCATATGAAGtaaaattcttgaaaagatttagCATGAAAGTACAGGTTGTGAGCATTCTATGATAGAGAATAGAAGTGAGTTAAACAGAAGACTAGGAGGCATGGAAGCTTGGTAAGATTTGCAATATCTCAATGATATTGATTTTTTATAGCCTCAAACTCCTTTTTACTCTTGAACATACGCAGGATGGAACTGTAGAGGAAAGAAATCTGTTAAATCAGCATTACCTCAGCCTCTTCTTTATGTGAAAtcatcactaaataaataagatACCTTTATACTTAAACTGGATTCATAGATTCTAAATCTCGAGTCCTTATTATCACCAATTAATATTCCAATGTGCATATCTTTCTCTAAATTCATGTCTACAAGGAGCAACTGCAATGATTTTGCCCCATAAATTAATGGATTTTACGTCATCGCTTTCTGGTAAGGTTTGTTCGAGAAAAGAAGCTCTAAAAACACAAGGGAATAAAACCAGAGTCTAGTAAAGAGGCAGCACAATTTCTCTTACCTCTAGTAAAGAGGCAGCACAATTTCTCTTACCTGTGAAAATGACAAGGCCATCTCCTGCTACTCTTGCTAATTCAGGAAGAGTCCTGTTGAGATACCTTGGAGACAAGTAATCCAATGCATCCGAGACAATAACCAGAGAaaatgattttgtcctgtaggGAAGAGGGAACATGATGTCAGCCACACGGACAAAGCCTTTGTGCACCAAACTCTTGCAAGTACGGTCAGCATCCTCTATATCATAAGGTTCCACACCCCAAGCTTCAGTATCTTTTTCTCTTAACAATCTTGAAACCACAGAACAACTGTCAGGGCCAACATGCAACACCCTGTGCATGCTGTCTCCATATGCTGTTTTCAAAATCGGAATTGTTTGTTGAACTTCTGAAGTACATGAGAAATCACCTGCATAAGAAACATAATCAATCAACCTTCGATGATACGCTATATTCCAACAAACACCTTTTATTCTATCCGTACGTGCCATTTACAAAAGCACTTGGCCAACAGATAACAATGTTCGCAGGCCAACTTTGCTAGAGCAGCAGGGTGGCAGGCATGTTATATTTCATATTTAACTCAAGCGCAATATGATTGACCAATGATATTTAACCAAATAGTTGAGAATCAAGATTAGTAATGAAGGCactaggaaaaaaaaaaaatttaaaatttagctCAGTTGATACTCTTGCCAATTCAAACTGACTGTAACGTTTCAAAGGAAGACAAAATGCTAAGCATGTCTGAATCAAAATCATGCTGCACAAAGGAAGATAGAGTCTTGGTTCCGAGATAACGAAACTAATCAAGGAGAGCATAGGGAAAGCCGTAGCAAACCAACAACTATAATTACCTTCTACCCGAGTGGGGATTTTACTGGCTCCAGCAGAAGTACCTATCAGGAAAACCATTAAGCATCGGCTAAATATATCGTTACATGGCCCTGCATGAAtttaatacataatatgaaa encodes:
- the LOC142547450 gene encoding branched-chain-amino-acid aminotransferase 2, chloroplastic is translated as MMLRIACFQRFPRLHVAEIYGTKIGAGYFTTQAGSIASQLCEPCSPNHDEIVDIDWESLGFGLMQTDYMYKMKCGKDEQFKQGELSRYGNIELSPSAGVLNYGQGLFEGTKAYRREDGGIFLFRPEENAIRMQIGAERMCMPSPSIHQFVDAVKQTALSNRRWIPPAGKGSLYIRPLLIGSGPVLGLAPSSEYTFLVYASPVGNYFKEGTAPLKLYVEDEFHRAMHGGAGGVKTITNYAPVLRAIRRARDRGFSDVLYLNSVNKRNIEEVSSCNVFMVKDNILSTPATNGTILEGVTRKSIMDIAFDLGYQVEERPIPIEELLDADEVFCTGTAVGVAPVGSIAYKGNIREYKVNDQLACQKLYSRLVGIQKGIVEDKRGWVVEID
- the LOC142547451 gene encoding putative pectin methylesterase CGR3 produces the protein MAMAMARRPVNPSRRVSESVAPPFASSLRSRSRSHPCLPLALILGGFLLLRYFYRGQGPCNDIFSRCLMVFLIGTSAGASKIPTRVEGDFSCTSEVQQTIPILKTAYGDSMHRVLHVGPDSCSVVSRLLREKDTEAWGVEPYDIEDADRTCKSLVHKGFVRVADIMFPLPYRTKSFSLVIVSDALDYLSPRYLNRTLPELARVAGDGLVIFTGYPHHRKVKVADKAKNGRSAKLRSLTWWMRYFVQTSLEENAAIVKKFEQAAAKRSYTPSCQIFHLNSYS